CATCCCGATGGCCTCGTCCCCGAGCGGGTTCACGCCCGGCCCCGCGGCCAGCGAGTGCGCCACCAGCACGTGCAGGCACTTCACCCGGTCCGGCATGCCGCCCGCGCTCGGGAAGTTCTGCAGCTCCTCGATCTCGTCACGGCGCCTGATGTAGTCCTCGTGCGCCGCTTGGTACGCCGCCGCCAGCTCCGGGTCCGAGGCCAGCCGCTCGGTCATCTCCTTCATCACGCCGTTCGCCTCCAGGGTGCCGATCGCCGAGGCGGCGCGCGGGCACGTCAGGTAGTACAGCGTGGGGAACGGCGTGCCGTCCGGCAGCCGCGGGGCCGTCTCGACGACGTCCGGCTGCCCGCACGGGCACCGGTGCGCGATCGCGCGCAGGCCGCGCGGGGGCCGACCGAGCTGCTGCTTGAAGGCCTCGACGTCCGCGTCGGTGGGCTCGGTGCGCGGAGTGGTCGGCGGGGGCGTTTCCATGACTGTGTTCAGGCTGTCTTTCTCTGGGTGCTGTCTCGGGTCACGTTCACTGGTCGGAGGCGTCGGCCTTGTCGACCCCGTCCCAGACGTTGGAGTACCAGGGGCGGTCGGCCGCCCCGAGGTCGGCGTGCGACTGCCGCGCCGCGTGCGGGTCGACGACGATGAACCCCGTCTCCCCAGGCATGACGTAGTGCAACCGCTTCCGGATCTGCTGCTCGGCGTACGCGTCGTCCTGCCAGCGCGCCTTCTGGTCGCGCAGTCGTTCGACGCGCTGCCGGGCCTGCTGCTGTTCGCGCTGGAGGTCGTCGATCTCGGCGCGCTGCGAGACGTACTCCCGCATCGGGTAGGCCAGGGCCACGATCAGCGAGCACATCACCAGGGCGAGCAGCGCGGCCCGGCCGGTCAGCCGGGAGCGGCGAAGCTGGCGCTTGGTCTGGGAGCGGTAGACCCGGGCCGCGGTCTGCTCGCCGAGCAGCCGGATCCTGGTCGCGGTGGAGAACCGGTCCCGGTCCTTCACGGCCATGTCTGTCCGCCTCCCGCTCCACCGTCATACGCGCGTACGTCCCCGGACACGGTACGGGACCGGGTACGGGGACGTACGTACGACGCTTCCTACGAAGCCGAGCCTCAGCCCTTGCTGTGCTTAATTGTTCGCAGAGCGAAACCGCGGGAACGCGCTGCGGCCGGCGTAGACCGCCGCGTCGTCGAGGATCTCCTCGATGCGCAGCAGCTGGTTGTACTTGGCGACGCGCTCGGAGCGGGCCGGGGCGCCGGTCTTGATCTGGCCGCAGTTGGTGGCGACCGCCAGGTCGGCGATGGTGACGTCCTCGGTCTCGCCGGAGCGGTGGGACATCATGCACTTGAAGCCGTTGCGCTGGGCCAGCTCGACGGCGTCCAGGGTCTCGGTGAGCGAACCGATCTGGTTGACCTTGACCAGGAGCGCGTTGGCCGCGCCCTCCTCGATGCCGCGGGCCAGGCGCTCGGGGTTGGTGACGAACAGGTCGTCGCCGACGAGCTGGACCTTGTCACCGAGCTTGGCGGTGATGGTCTTCCACCCCTCCCAGTCGTCCTCGAACAGCGGGTCCTCGATGGACACGAGCGGGTACGCGTCGACGAGCTCCGCGTAGTACTCGGTCATCTCGGCCGCCGAGCGGTCCTTGCCCTCGAAGGTGTAGACGCCGTCCTTGTAGAACTCGGAGGCGGCGACGTCGAGGGCCAGGGCGATCTGCTCGCCGGGGGTGTAGCCGGCCTCGTTGATCGCCTCGAGGATGAGGTCGAGGGCCTCGCGGTTGGAGCCGAGGTTCGGGGCGAAGCCGCCCTCGTCGCCGAGGCCGGTGGCCAGGCCCTTCGACTTCAGGACCTTCTTCAGCGTGTGGTAGACCTCGGCGCCCCAGCGCAGGGCCTCGGAGAAGGACTCCGCGCCGATCGGGGCGATCATGAACTCCTGGATGTCCACGTTGGAGTCGGCGTGCGAGCCGCCGTTCAGGATGTTCATCATCGGCACCGGCAGCAGGTGCGCGTTCGGGCCGCCCAGGTAGCGGAACAGCGGCAGGTCGCTGGCCTCGGAGGCGGCGTGGGCGACGGCGAGGGAGACGCCGAGGATGGCGTTGGCGCCGAGGGAGCCCTTGTTGTCGGTGGCGTCCAGGTCGAACATGGCCTGGTCGATCAGGCGCTGCTCGGTGGCGTCGTAGCCGACCAGCTCCGGGCCGATCTGCTCGATGACCGCGAGGACGGCCTTCTCCACACCCTTGCCGAGGTACCGGTTCGAGTCGCCGTCGCGCAGCTCGATGGCCTCGAAGGCGCCCGTGGAGGCGCCGGACGGGACGGCGGCACGACCGGTGCTGCCGTCGTCGAGGCCGACCTCGACCTCGACCGTGGGGTTGCCTCGGGAGTCCAGGATTTCCCGGGCTACGACGACGTCGATGGACGGCACGAGCATCTCCTTCTTGGTGTGACGCGGGTACGCGGGCCGCTCGGACCCTGCGTGGTGCGGGCCGCGGTGGCTCGCGACATGAGCCTAACCGGCTCCGCGCGATCGGCCACCGGGTCGCCCACCCCATGGACAGAACCGAGAGTAAATTGTTTCCTAACGGAACAAAGCCGGATCGCAAAGGCCGGCAGAAAAAACCCCGCCCCGGTGCGCACGGGGGAACGCACACCGGGGCGGGGAGCCCGTGGGGACGGGGGTGGGCCGCTGCTTACTTCAGGTGCAGCTGCTGGCCCGGGTAGATGAGGTTGGCATCGTCGACGATGTCCTTGTTCAGCTCGAACAGCTTCTCCCAGCCGCCCTCGACCTTGCGCTCGGTCGCGATGGAGCTGAGGGTGTCGCCCTTGACGACCTTGTACTCGCCGTCGCCCTTCTTGACCTTCTTGCCGGTCGGGGTGGTGACGGTCTTCTTCGCGGCCGGACGCTCCTCGGAACGGGAGGCCGGCTGCTGCTCGGTCTGGCGGGTCTCGGTGCTCTGCTGCGCGGAGCTGCCGGAGTCGCTCGAGGAGCCGCCGCCGCTGTAGCCGGCGCTCGACAGGCCCTTGCCGCAGACCGGCCAGGCACCCTTGCCCTGGCTCGCGAGGACCTTCTCGGCGATCTCGATCTGCTGGGCCTTGGTGGCCTGGTCGGCGGTGGAGGCGTACTTGGTGCCGCCGTAGCCGGACCAGGTGGAGGCAGAGAACTGCAGACCGCCGTAGTAGCCGTTGCCGGTGTTGATGGACCAGTTGCCGCCGGACTCGCACTGGGCGACGGTGTCCCACTCGGACGCGGTGGCGGCGGAGGCGTTGCCGGCCGCCATCAGCGGGGCGGCGACGGCGGCACCGGTGACACCGGCGATGGCGATGACCCGAGAGGCCTTGGACGGACGGCGGTGCGTGCCCTTGCCGGAAAACAGCATGGAGAGATCCCCTCACCGACGCCTGCGAGGTGAGCTGTCGGGTTCGGGCCGGTTGAGTTGCCCGGCCGCGTCCCTCCCGGGACACGGCTTCACCCCAAGCCGGACCTGCCGTCGAGTTGCCTCAACCGCCGGGCCCGGCACTTACCTTGGGTCCCCCGCTCCTGCCTACGGCGCTTGACGCGACGACTGTTCCCGGATGGCCGCTGGCAGGATTCGGCGTTGCGGCAGCCGGGGCTCGTGGTGACGAGCGGTCATGACCGTAGACACGCGATCCGCGGAATTTCAAAGACGATCAGGGCTTCTGAGATCTATCTCTCACCTGGCTTATATGGGACATTAAGCGCGAACGGTGACGTGAACTCGCGGGGATTCGGGGTGACTTCCGCCGCCGTTTCCGGACTGCCCCACCGGCTACTCCTCGTCCGCTTCGAACCCTACCGTGAGCTTCTGACCGGGGCGGATGAGGTTCGGGTCGGCGCCGACGGCCGCCTCGTTGCCGGTGTAGAGCGCGCGCCATCCGCCGCTGAGATCAAGGGAGTCGGCGATGGACCAGAGGCTGTCGCCGGGGCGCACGGTGTAGGAGCCGTCCGTCGCCTCGCGCGAGGCCTCTCCGCCGCGCGAGGCGTGCCGTCCCGCGGGCCCGGACGTACGGCCGTCCTCCGCCGCGGCGTCGTCGTCGGCGCTGGGGCCGCGGTGGCGGCCGGAGCCGGTGTCGGCGTCGGTTCCGGTTCCGGTTCCGGTTTCGGTGAGCGCCGAAGAGTCGTCGCCCTGCTGGGAGTTGTCGGGTTCGTCACCCTCGGAGGCGGCCGACGGGGAGTCGCCGGATTCCTGGCTCTGCGATGAGGAGTCGGCAGAATCGGATGACTTGTCGGACTTGGCGGCTTCGTCCTGTGATGTCGACGGCGCGTCAGGGGACGGTGAAGGGGACGACTCGGTCGAGTCGAGCAGTCCGGGCGAGTCCGTTGAGCTTGACGAGTCGGACGTATCCGAGTCCTTGTCCTGCTGGAGGCCGGAGAGCAGCCCGCAGGTGCGCCAGGCGCCGACCCCCTGGTCGGCGAGGATTCTCTCGGCCACGGCTATCTGCTGGGACCGGCTGGCCAGGTCGGCGCTCGGGGCGTAGTCGAGGCCGCCGTGGTTCTCCCAGTCCTCCTGGGACAACTGGAGGCCGCCGAAGTATCCGTTGCCGCTGTTCTGGCTCCAGGCGCCGCCGGTCTCGCAGTCCGCGACCCGGTCCCAGGTCGTACCGTCGGCCGCGCTGGCGCCGGAGGCTCCGAGGAGCGGGATCGCGATGGCGGAGCCGGTCACTCCGGCCGCGACGAGGAGAGCCGGAGCCTGGCGGGGGCGACGGTGCCGACCGTTCCCGGAGAGCATACGGAGACCTTTCGCGAGACAGCAGTGACCGGCGCGGCGCAGGATGCCCGGCCGCGCTGATGGGTGAACGTATCGGCAGACGATCACTTGTCACAAGTTCATGCCGCGCAGATCACGTGAAGATCACAGCCCTGACGGCGTGTCACCTTTGGGTCGGTGTGAACTCCACCGGCAGGGTCCGCAGCCCGCGCATGATGAGGCCGCCGCGCCATCTCAGCTCGGCCGGATCCGCGGCGAGCCGCAGGTCCGTCAGACGGGTGAGGAGCGTGGCGAGCGCGGTCTGGCCCTCCAGTCGGGCGAGCGGGGCGCCGAGGCAGTAGTGGATGCCGTGGCCGTAGCCGAGGTGCTGGCTGTCGCGGCGGGCGAGGTCGAGCACGTCCGGATCGGCGAACCGCTCCGGATCCCGGTCCGCGGCGGCCAGGACGACGAGGACCGGGTCGCCGGGCGCGATGTGCTGTCCGCCGATGGTGAGCGGCTGCGTGGCGAACCGCCAGGTGGCGATTTCGACGGGGCCGTCGTAGCGCAGGAGCTCCTCGACGCCGGTCTCCA
The genomic region above belongs to Streptomyces coeruleorubidus and contains:
- a CDS encoding transglycosylase family protein, yielding MLFSGKGTHRRPSKASRVIAIAGVTGAAVAAPLMAAGNASAATASEWDTVAQCESGGNWSINTGNGYYGGLQFSASTWSGYGGTKYASTADQATKAQQIEIAEKVLASQGKGAWPVCGKGLSSAGYSGGGSSSDSGSSAQQSTETRQTEQQPASRSEERPAAKKTVTTPTGKKVKKGDGEYKVVKGDTLSSIATERKVEGGWEKLFELNKDIVDDANLIYPGQQLHLK
- the eno gene encoding phosphopyruvate hydratase, yielding MPSIDVVVAREILDSRGNPTVEVEVGLDDGSTGRAAVPSGASTGAFEAIELRDGDSNRYLGKGVEKAVLAVIEQIGPELVGYDATEQRLIDQAMFDLDATDNKGSLGANAILGVSLAVAHAASEASDLPLFRYLGGPNAHLLPVPMMNILNGGSHADSNVDIQEFMIAPIGAESFSEALRWGAEVYHTLKKVLKSKGLATGLGDEGGFAPNLGSNREALDLILEAINEAGYTPGEQIALALDVAASEFYKDGVYTFEGKDRSAAEMTEYYAELVDAYPLVSIEDPLFEDDWEGWKTITAKLGDKVQLVGDDLFVTNPERLARGIEEGAANALLVKVNQIGSLTETLDAVELAQRNGFKCMMSHRSGETEDVTIADLAVATNCGQIKTGAPARSERVAKYNQLLRIEEILDDAAVYAGRSAFPRFRSANN
- a CDS encoding DUF501 domain-containing protein; translation: METPPPTTPRTEPTDADVEAFKQQLGRPPRGLRAIAHRCPCGQPDVVETAPRLPDGTPFPTLYYLTCPRAASAIGTLEANGVMKEMTERLASDPELAAAYQAAHEDYIRRRDEIEELQNFPSAGGMPDRVKCLHVLVAHSLAAGPGVNPLGDEAIGMLPEWWLKGPCVTAAEEDAQ
- a CDS encoding FtsB family cell division protein encodes the protein MAVKDRDRFSTATRIRLLGEQTAARVYRSQTKRQLRRSRLTGRAALLALVMCSLIVALAYPMREYVSQRAEIDDLQREQQQARQRVERLRDQKARWQDDAYAEQQIRKRLHYVMPGETGFIVVDPHAARQSHADLGAADRPWYSNVWDGVDKADASDQ
- a CDS encoding transglycosylase family protein, translated to MLSGNGRHRRPRQAPALLVAAGVTGSAIAIPLLGASGASAADGTTWDRVADCETGGAWSQNSGNGYFGGLQLSQEDWENHGGLDYAPSADLASRSQQIAVAERILADQGVGAWRTCGLLSGLQQDKDSDTSDSSSSTDSPGLLDSTESSPSPSPDAPSTSQDEAAKSDKSSDSADSSSQSQESGDSPSAASEGDEPDNSQQGDDSSALTETGTGTGTDADTGSGRHRGPSADDDAAAEDGRTSGPAGRHASRGGEASREATDGSYTVRPGDSLWSIADSLDLSGGWRALYTGNEAAVGADPNLIRPGQKLTVGFEADEE